Below is a window of Chloroflexota bacterium DNA.
AGGTGTACCTCGAGACGTTTGGACGGGTCCTGGGGATGGACTTCACGATTCTTCGCTATCCCAACGTGTATGGGCCACGCCAGCATCCCTATACGGAGGAGGGTCAGGTCGTCGCGCTGTTTTCCCGCCTGATGCTCGAAGGGCGCCAGCCAACGATCTTTGGGGATGGCGAGCAAGCACGCGACTTCGTCTTCGTTTCCGACATCGCCGAGGCGAACGTGCTGGCTCTCGATCGCGGAAGTCGGCGCACCTTCAACATCGGGACCGGCGTGGCCCTCACCGTCAACGCCCTCACCGATCACCTGCGTCGTCTGACCGGGTACGCGGGCGCCCCGGCATACGCCGCGGCCAGGCCTGGCGAGGTCTATCGAATCGCGCTCGACGCGGCGCGCGCGCGGGATGAGCTGGGCTGGCGCCCGACGACGGCGCTGGAGGACGGCCTGGCGCGGACCGTCGACTGGGTTCGCGCTTCGATGACTGCTGGGCACAGGGCGTGAGCCGATACGTTGCCATTCTGGCGGGCGGAAGCGGAACGCGGCTGTGGCCCCTCAGCCGTTCGCGCCGTCCGAAGCAGCTTCTTTCGCTGGTCGGCGCGCGGTCGCTGATTCAGGCGACGGTAGACCGCGTCTCATCCGTCGCCTCACCGGACCGGATCCTCGTCGTCACGGAGGCGAGCCACGCGGAAGACGTGCGCGCGCAGCTTCCCGAGATTCCCACGGAGAACATCCTCGTCGAGCCGACTCGTCGCGGGACGGCCGCGGCCGTCGGCCTCGCCGCCGCGCACATTGCGCACCGGGACCCAGCGGCCTCCATGGCGTCCCTCCACTCCGACGCGGCTGTGGCCGACGCCGACGAGTTCGGCGCCTGTCTCACCGCGGCGTTCGAGGTGGCGGAGTCCGATGATTGGCTCGTCACGCTGGGGATTCGGCCGACCCATCCCCACACGGGTATGGGATACATCCAGGTAGGTCAACCCATGGGCCTCTTTCACGGCCGCCACGCGTTCCGCGCCGTTCGATTCGTCGAGAAGCCCGACCGCGCCACGGCCGAACAGTTCATCCGCGCAGGGTACGTCTGGAACCCGGGCATGTTCGTATGGCGCGTCGACGTCATTCTTCGCGAATACGCACGACTCCTGCCGGATATCGCGGACGCGCTCATCCGCATCCAGCAGGCCATCGGGACGCGAAGCGAGGCCGAAACGCTGCGGGATCGCTACGGGACCATTCGCGTGGAGACCATCGATTACGGGATCATGGAGCGCGCGGAGCGGATCGCGACGATCCCGTCCACATTCGGCTGGAGCGACGTGGGAAGCTGGGCCGAGCTGATGGAGATCGCGCCCAAGGACCCGGCGGGCAACGTCGTCCAGGGTGAGCACCTTGGCATCGACACGCGCGGGACGCTGGTGATCGGGGAGCACAAGCCGGTGTTCACCCTGGGGGTCGACGACCTCGTCATCGTTGATCTGCCGGACGCTCTTCTGGTCTGCAGCCGCGCGAGCGCCGAACGCCTCAAAGAGCTGGTCGAGCGCGTTCAGTCCGACCCGCGCTGGTCGGACCTGACCTAAAGCGCGATCGTGCGCCCCGGAACTCCCTCTTCCGCCGTGATCTCCAGGACGGCTATGATTGACGTAAAGATCGCGAAGCCCCGCATCGAACTGGAGTACCGCCATGGCGAACATCGAACAGCGCCACCAGCCGCCTGGACAGACGAGCGATAGCCCGCAGCGTCCCGCCCAACGCCTCTCTGGGATGGCGCTGCGGTTCGACCTGCAGGAGGAATTAGACCGGCTCCGGCGCGAGGAAAGCTGGCTCCGTGGGGACCGCAATGCCAAAACCCTTGTGAAGGAGCCACACCTCCACGTGACGCTCGCCATCTTGAAGTCCGGCGCGCGCCTCGACGAGCACGAGACCGAGGGGCCGTTGACGATCCACACCCTGGAAGGGCGCGTGACCGTCAGCGCGCTCGGGGAACGCATCGATCTGTCACGAGGGCAGATCGCCGCCCTGGACGCGGGCGTTCCGCATTGGGTTGAAGCGACCGAAGAGGCGGCGTTCCTTTTGACGATCGGCTGGCCTCGCTGATCGCGAGCGCGCCGGCCGGCGGGGTCAGCGGAAGCGTCTCCTCAGGCCCGACCGAGGGCTGGCTGGCGCGCACCGGATCGGCCAAACAGGCGGCCGATCTCGCCCTTCTCCCAGACTACGAGCAGCATGCTGGCATTGAAGATGCTGGAGTACGTCCCCGTCGTAATGCCGATGAGGAGGGCGAGGACGAAGTTGCGAATCGTTACGCCTCCAAAAAGCCAGAGCGTGAAGAGCGTGAGCAGCACCGTGAGGGAGGTTGTCACAGACCGACCCATCGTCTGCATCAAGCTGTGGTTGACGACGTCCTCGAATGGCTCACCCTGGTGTCGTACGGAGTTCTCCCGCAGCCGGTCGAATACCACGATCGTGTCGTGGACGGAGAAACCGATCACCGTGAGGACCGCGGTGATGAAGAGGGAGTCGAGCTCGATCTCGAATAGCCGGCCCAGAATCGAAAAGATTCCGACCACCACCAACGTGTCGTGGACCAGCGCGACCACGGCGCACACGCCGTAGCGCCACGACTCTTTCACATGGCGAAATGCCCACGACAGGTACAGGAGGATCCCGATGCAGGCAGCGCCGACGGCGAGGATGGAATTGCGGATGATCTCCGACGCCACGATCGGCGACACTTGATCGAAGCTCAACACGGTGACCGCTCCAAACCGCTGGGTCAGGGCGTCTTGAATCTGCTGGCGCTCTGACGGCGTGGTGACATTTCCGGAGTCGTCACGCGTCTCGGGCGCGAGGGGCGTCGTGCGGACGATGTACGTGCCATCCTCGGCACGTTGCACGATCGCTTCGTGGTGGTTCAGGTCGGCGAACGCCTGGCGAACCGAGGCTTGATCGGTGTCCGGGTTGTCGAACTTGAACGTCATAATGGAGCCGCTGGTGAAGTCGATTCCGGGACGAAGGCCCCCCGGAAGGACGAGGGAGATTACGCCTGGAATGATGACGATGGCCGAAATGATGAAGAAGAGATATCGCTTGCTGACAAGGTCGTACACGGCGGCTAAGCCCTGAAGCCTGCGGGCTCGAGCTGAGGCCGCGGCGCCGGCATGCCGAACAGGCCCGGATTGAGCGTCGCCCGGCGGCCCACGATGATGCGAAGGAAGCTGCGCGACACGACGATGGCGCTGAACATGCTCACCGCCACGCCGATGGCGAGGGTGATAGCGAACCCCATCACGATATTGGCGCCGAAGTTCGACCCGAACCAGTAGAGGATCCCGCAGGTAATGAGGGTCGAGAAGTTCGAATCTCGAATGGACGGCCACGCCCGACTGAATCCCGCGTCAATGGCAGCGCCGACCGTCTTTCCATTGCGAAGCTCTTCTTTCATCCGCTCGAAGATCAGGATGTTGGCGTCGACCGCCATCCCGATGGAGAGGATGAACCCGGCGATTCCTGCCAGCGTGAGCGTAATGGGAATGAGCTTAAAGACGGCGAGCACGAGAAGCGTATAGACCAGCAGCGCGCCCACCGCTACGATCCCGAGCATGCGGTAGTACAGGATCATGAAGAGCGCGACGACCAGCAGCGCGATCTCGCCCGCGATGACGCTTCGGTGCACCGAGTCGGCGCCGAGGGTCGCATCAACGGTGCGCTCCTCCTCGATGCTCACGGGCAGCGGAAGGGCGCCCGCGTTGAGCTGAATGACGAGGTCCCTGGCCTCATTGAGGGTGAAGTTGCCCGTGATGCGCCCATTGGTCGTGATCTGCGCCTGGACGGTGGGGGTGGAGATGGGCTGGCCATCCAGGAAGATGCCGAGCTGCTTCCCCTTGAGGCGATTCGTGATTTCGCCGAAGAGCTTGCCTCCCTCGCTGTCGAATTCGAACTCGATCTCCGGCTTGTTCGTCTGCCGATCGAATCCGACCGACGCCTTCTTGAAGTACTTGCCGGTCAGCTCCTTCTCCGTGTTGTCGGACCCGGTCGCCGTGGCAATGACCCACTGCTGCTGGCCGTCGACCGTCTTCTGCTCGCGAAAATCGAGCTGAGCAGTCTTCCCAATGAGGTTCTTCGCCTCCTCGATGTCACGAATGCCCGGCAGCTCGACGATGATGCGGTCGGTTCCGCGCTTCTGCACGATAGACTCGGCCACGCCATACGCGTTGATTCGGCGCCCGATCACGTCGGCGACGCCGTCGACGGCGCTGTTGACGTCCTCGCCTGCAGGTACCTTGCTCGTGTCGGCGCGGAGGACGAGGTGCGTGCCGCCCTGGAGGTCCAATCCGAGACGGAAGCCCTGACGGTGAAAGTCCAGCAGGTCGATGTGGATGCCCTCGCTGTGGGGCCACGGAACGATCGCGGGCAGATAGTTCGTTGGGTTCTGCGGCCAGACGACGATGAGGCTCATGACGGCGAGAACGGCAATGAGGAAGACGAAGACGTTGTTCCGCTGATTCGTCAAGATTCACTCCAGAGGCGAGCGCAGTGGACCGAACGATTATACTGCTGTGCTACGCGGGGGTTTGATGGCAGACCGCTTCGCCGAGACCGGCCTCTTCCTCTTCACAGCGGCTGGGTGGGGTCTCCTCCTGTACGTCATCTTCTTCCTGCCCGTCTCCTCGACGACGCAAGCGATCTTCTATGCGTCGGGGTTTGTCGCGCTGGCCGGATCCGTCGCCTTCGTCGGGGCGCAATATCAGTCTCGGGCGCGCCATGCTGGAGAAGGACGGCCGCGAGCCGTGGCTCAACTCGGCTGGGGCATGCGGCTGGCATTCGTCATTGAGTTTGCCCTCTGGCTCCAGTCATTACGGGTGCTGACGGCCGCATACTTCATTTTTATCGTGGCTGGATTTTTGTTCCTCGAGATCCTGTTCCGGTACGCGACGGGAGACCGTCGGGGGAGCCGCGAATGATCGGGGGTCAGCGACGGACAGCCGTTTGAGCGATCTGACCGCGCTCTACGACTGGGAGCACGATGAGTTCTTCGACGACGTTGGGCTGTTCGGAGCGATAGCGCGGCGGACCGGCGGGCCGGTGCTCGAGCTGGCGTGCGGCAGCGGGCGAGTTCTGGCGCCGATCGCCGCTGCGGGTTTCACCGTTGTCGGACTGGATAACTCTCCGTCCATGCTGGAGCGGGCGCGCCAGCGCCTCCGCGGGGTAGACGCGCAGGTCACGCTGGTAGAGGCGGACATCGCTGACGGGCTGCCCGACGGGCCCTTTGGGCTCGTCGTCCTTGCCCTCGATGCGTTCGGCCTCGTCCAGGATCCGGCCACACAGCGGGCCCTTCTTGGCGACGTCGCGCGAAAGCTCGCGCCGGGCGGGGCGTTGGTGCTCGATCTGGCGAACCTCCCGTCGCTCCTCGATCCGCCGAACGGCACGCCAGTGCTCCAAAAGACCGGGCGGTGCGACGCGCTCGACGCGGAGGTAACGAAGTGGCTTGTTCGCGAGGTCACATTTGCGGATGAAATCATGGTCCTGACCTCCATCTATGACGTCGCGGAGCGCGGCGGCCGGCTGCGGCGGCTCGTGGACCGGACCGAGCTTCGGTTCTTCTCCCGCGGAGAGATCGAGCTTCTGTGCAGCGCGGCGGGCCTCGCCGTGGAAGGACCATTCGGCGATTATGATTTAGGTCCGCTCACCGACGCGAGCGCGCGGATGATCGTGCTGGCAACGGTGAGGCGGACGGTCCACTGATGCGCCCATCTGATCGTTTTTGCGACCGACTGCTGATTGCGCAGGAGCGCGCCCGCAGCGCGCTGTGCGTCGGCCTGGACGTGGATCCGCGCCGTCTTCCTGCGGGCTGTACCACCGACCGCCGGGGGATCGAGCGGTTCATTCGCGGAATCGTCGAGGCCACCGACGACCTGGTCTGCGCCTACAAACCGAACCTCGCCTTTTTCGAGGCTATGGGTAGCGATGGGTATGCCATCCTGCAGACGACTCTCGCCGCGATCCCCAAGGGCGTGACGACCATCGCCGACGGCAAGCGCGGCGACATCGGAACGACCGCCGAGCGCAACGTCGCGGCCATCTTCGAGCAGCTCGGCTTCGACGCGATGACCGTCAACCCATATCAGGGATTCGACAGCGTCCAGCCCTACATCGCGGATCCGGCTCGCGGGGCCTTCGTCCTCTGCAAGACGTCGAACCCCGGGAGCGCGGACTTCCAGGACCTGGAATGCCGCGACGAGGACACGATGCGCCCACTCTATGAAGTCGTAGCGCGCCGCGCCGTCGCATGGAACACGCAGGGAAACGTGGGGCTGGTGGTGGGAGCCACCTACCCGGCGCAGCTTGGGGAGGTGCGCGCGCTGGCCCCGGATCTGCCGATCCTCATCCCCGGGGTGGGAACGCAGGGTGGCGACGCTGAGGAAGCAGTCCGCGCGGGCATGGCCCGAAACGGCAGGCTGGCCGTCGTCAACGTGAGCCGACAGGTGCTCTATGCCTCCGCCGGCCCGAACTGGCAAGAGGCCGCTCGTGCAGAGGCTGCACGCCTGCGCGACGTCATGGAGGCAGCGACGGCCTCGCGGGCGCGGCTGTAGGAGGGGGCGTGCCGACGGAGTTTCGCATCGGTGACGTGATCCGTCTCCGGAAGCCGCACCCATGCGGTGGCTACGAGTGGACCGTCGTTCGCATTGGCGCCGACATCGGCCTCCGCTGTACGACGTGCAACCATCGGGTGATGCTGCCACGGAGCGACGTCGAGCGTCGCCTCAAGGCCTTTGTCTCGCGTGTCGTGCGCGAGAATCCACTGAGCACAGCTGAGACGTGAGCCACGAGACGGACGACCGATTCGCGCAGCGCGAGAGCGATGACGGATTGCCAGACGTTCCCATCTGGCGAAACGGCGACTTCCTATCCTTATGGATCGCGCAGGCGCTCACGCAGACGGCGCAGAACGCGATCTGGTATGCGCTGCTGGTGCTGGTCGAAGAGGCGAGCCACTCCTCAACGCAGCTCGGGATCACGATCCTGTCGGTGATCTTGCCGTCCGTCCTATTCGGAGTGCCGGCGGGAGTGTTCGTCGACCGCTGGGACAAGCGGACGGTCCTCGTCGTGACGAACGCCGTGCGAGCGCTCATCGTCGTGGGCTACGTGATTTTTCATTCCACTCTGGCGCTCCTGTACCTGGTGAGCTTCGTCTTTTCGGTCGTATGCCAGTTCTTTGCCCCCGCGGAGACATCGATGATCCCGGCCATCGCGGGGAAGAAGCTCATGCAGGCCAACTCGTTCTTCCACCTGACCTTCACCGCATCGCAGTTCATGGGGCTGGTGCTCATCGGGCCGCTGATCGTCAAGCTGACCGGCTTGACGACCTTCTTCTTCAGCATGGCGCTCCTGTACGCGGCGAGTGCGCTGCTCGTGTGGCGGCTGCCCTCGCAGCGCGTTGCCGAGGTGTCGGGGCCGGCGAGGAACCCGCTCGCCGTGTTGGGTCGCCAGATGCACGAGGTCGCCCGGCTCCTGCGACGCGATCGCGCGATGATGGCGGCCATGGGGTATTTGACGCTGGGGATGATGCTGACGCTCATCGTCGCGATGTTGGCGCCGCGATTTGTGACGTACGTGCTCGGGGTGGCGCCGGAGGACGCCGTGATCGTGCTGGCGCCGGCGGGGATCGGTATGCTGTGTGGCGCCATTGCCCTCAGCCGCGCGAGCGGAGGGCTGCTGACGGACCGCTACCGCATCATCACGAGCGGCTTCGTCGTCGTGGCGCTGGCCCTTGGGACCGCGTCTGGCTTACCGACAGTCCTGCGCGTGTTCGGCCTCGTGCAGCCGGAGGGGGCCGAGGTGGTGCGGATGGGAAGCTGGGACGTGGCGATGGTGCTCATCGTCATGGTGTCGGCGTTGTGCGCGGGGTTCGGATTCGCGGGGATCGTGGTCGCCTCGCAGACGGTGCTCCAGGAGCGGGCGCCCCGCAAGGCGCTGGCGCGCGTCTTCGCGGTCCAGCTGACGCTCGGAAACTCGGTTTCCATCATCCCGCTGCTCCTCATCGGCGGGATCGCGGACTTGATCGGGGTCGGGCACGTGCTGCTGGGCATCGCGGTCGGCGTCATGATCGTCGCCGTCCTGAGCAGCAGGCGCGATGCGAGCTTTCGGTTGCCGCCGGTGGAGGCGCCGGCCGACGACGAGCGGGCGGACGCGCCTCGGAGGGGCAGCCCCGAGCTGCGTGGGGCGCCGTGAGCCGGCGGCGACGCAGCGAATTGACTCGTTTTTGCGGCGGTTCCTATAATACGGGGCGGCCCGTGCGATGAGCCCCGGTGGCGGAATTGGTATACGCGGCGGTTTGAGGGGCCGTGGACGAAAGTCCGTGCGGGTTCGAGTCCCGCCCGGGGCACCAGTGGCCGGTGGGCACAACCGGGGCGAATAGCTCAGCTGGGAGAGCATCCGGCCTACACCCGGAAGGTCACAGGTTCGAGCCCTGTTTCGCCCACCAACCGTGCAGCACCGCACCCATGCTCGGGTGAATCGAGCCGAGGTAGCTCAGCTGGTAGAGCACGCGACTGAAAATCGCGGTGTCGGCGGATCGAGACCGCCCCTCGGCACCCCAAATTGCGCTCAGAGCCCCGAGGGTCTTCGTCAAAAGCCCTCGGACTTCTGATCTGCCACTACCACCATTCATACCCCCATAGAAGCTTCCGCGGAGCCTACGAAGACCTCCAGCTTGGACGCGGCAGCTTGCTGCATGTCGCGGAGCACATGGCTCCAGATTTCCATGGTGACGGCAATCGTCGCGCGCCCGAGGCGTTCCTGCACAACGTTCGGATGCTCGCCGAGGGACACGAGCAGGTTTGCCGAGGAATGCCGGAAGTCGTGGAAGCGAATGTGGGACAGGCCCGCACGTTTGAGGAGCGGCTTGAACGACCGCCGCTGAATATTCTGCCGTTCCAGTGGCCCGCCGACCGCATTCGCGAAATCCAGGTCGTGGGTTGACCCCACGCGGGCCGACTTCCGTGCTTCGAGTTGTGCTTCGCGGCGCATCCTTAGCGCGTCCATCGCGACGAGCGGCAGCGTGATCGTCCGTCGCCCGCGGGCCGCAGCGCGGCTCGTTCTCGCCGCTCTCGCGAAATTTTCGTTCGCAGCGATTGGGCGGAGATCGGGGACGCGATCGACGCCGACCAGCTGCCGTCCCTCATGATGCAGAGCGGTCCGCGGGGGTGGAAGTGAAACCGCGACGATGTACTATCTGCAGCGTGACGAGCGGGCTCCTCTGCCACGCCGGGCGCCCGTGGGCGTGCTGCGTCTATCATGTGCGCAAAGGGAGGCGATGATGCGCTGGTTCTGGCGGCTCCTCGGTGCCTTTTTCCTGTACCACGCGCTGACGAAAGGTCCGTCCTACACGGCGCGCTACCTGGCCCGCAGGCAAATGCGGCGGGCGGCGAATCGGGCGATACGAAAGGTGATGCGGTAGGGCCTCGATCGCTCTTTGCGCTTTTTCGCAACCCAGGACTTTCGGAATTCGCGGACTTGTCTCGCATTTATGCACGCCGAGCGCAAGACTACTTCTCTGCGACGCTCCACGCGTCTCCGGACTGGCGCATATGAGGCCCTGGCGACAGAAGTCCAGCACCCTGCCTGCGAGGCCTTCGATCACTTGAAGCAGAGCCGCGCTGTCTTGCTCCGGTTCGAGAAGACGGGCCAGTGCTTCGAGAGCGCTCCGCCACCCGCCAGCGATCACGATGGTCCCGGGCCCCGTTCCGTCTGTTCTTCGGGCTCATTCGCTCGTCCATCGCCTGGATTTGTCCCCCGGCGGCCGTGCTGCGCGGTATAAATGGGAAGTCCGACGAATTTGAGCGGGATCCGAGCGCGCTCGACCGCTCGTCAAAGGAGGTCTCATTGCTCGCATCTTTCGAGGGGCTGTGGACTCAATCCTGGGCGTTGAGGCGGTGTCTCGCAGTGCTCGTCATCGCCGCTGCCCTCGGCGTCACGGCGAACGCGCTCCCATCGGTGGCGCCGACGGCGACGGCGCAGATTCAGACCTATCCTTCACCGTATTACTGCTATACGTGCACCGCGTATTACTACAATCCGAACTACGCAAACCGCGCGACCTATTACTACCCAAACGGCGTCACGACACCGCCCTACTATTACTATCAGAACATGAGCTACGTTGGCTATTTCCCCTACTATTACCCCTATTATTCCGGTCTCTACAATTACAACTACGCTTACTATCCTTCGTACTACCCCTACTACTATCCGTCTTACGGTTATGGGTATGGCTACTACCCCTATAGCTACTATCCATACTATCCGTATTACGGGTTCTACTACTAAGGCCGCGCCCTCTGTGACCTTCGTCTCGTCGCGCCGGGAGGGAGCATGCCTCCCGGCGCGCGCAGGACGGCGGCTGCGTGCAACCGGCCCCGCAGCCGGGTCCTGCGTTGTGCGACGGATCCCGTTTGGCGTTGCGCAGTGCTCGACCGGGACCGCCCCATGATGCGCGAGAACGCGCGAATCGCCGCCGTGCTCCTCCTGGTTTATCCGCGCGAGGGCGCGCCGCACGTGGTGTTCACCCAGCGAACGAACACCGTGAGCGCACACCGAGGTCAGATTTCGCTGCCCGGCGGCTCGCGCGACCCAAATGACGGCTCACTGGAGGTCACCGCCCTCCGTGAGACGCACGAAGAGCTGGGCATCGCTCCCGCGCACGTCGACGTCTGGGGGCGGCTGGACGACGTGTACGTCCATACCAGCAACTTTGTGATCGCACCGTACGTCGGCGCCCTTGGCTATGAGCCAACGTTTTGTGTGAGCCCGGAGGAGGTCGATCACGTCATCGAGGTGCCCCTCGACACGCTGCGAGACCCACGGATCCTCCGCGAAGACGACTGGATCCTGCGCGGCGCCGTGCGGCGCGTGCAGTTCTACGAATACGGGCGGTACCAGATCTGGGGCGCCACCGCGCGCGTCATCGAGCTGTTCCTCGCGAGTCCATATCTCGAGCGAGCCGCCGCGGCACCGGAACCTTGGGGCGATGGGAGCCGGGCGGGGGCCGTTGCGTCCAAGGAGATCCAGCATGGATGAGACCCAAGTGCTCGGTCGCTTCGCGGCCACGTTTCGCGCCGCGGACGTCCCCCAGGACGTGCTTCGCCTGAGCGCTCGCTGCCTCGTGGACTATCTCGGGGTGAGCCTGGGCGCCTGGGGCGAGCCGGCCGTGCAGATCGCCCTTGAGGTCGCATCGGCGCTCGGCGGCAGTGAGCAGGCGTCCCTCATCGGGGGAGGGCGCACCTCGGCGGTGAACGCCGCGACCGTGAACGGCATTGCGTCCCACGTCCTCGACTTCGACGATACCCACGACCCCACGATCCTCCACGGCACCGGGCCGGTCATGTCTGCGGCGCTCGCCGCCGGCGAGCTGGCGGGCTCGAGCGGCCCAGACCTCCTCGCCGCTCACGTGATCGGCTTCGACGTGGCGGCCCGAGTGGCCCTCGCCGTCCACCCCGAGCATTACGATCAGGGCTTCCACGTGACCGGGACCGCGGGCACGATCGGCGCCGCTGCCGCGGCGGGCCGCCTGTTGGGCCTCACCGCCGAGCAGATGGCCAACGCGCTCTCCACGGCGGCGGCGCAGGCGGCCGGCCTGCGGGAGATGTTCGGCTCGATGACGAAGTCGCTCCACGCGGGGAAAGCGGCGGCGAACGGCGTGCTGAGCGCGATGCTCGCCCAGCGCGGATGGGCCAGCAACCGCGAAGGCATCGAGGGTCGGCGCGGGTACTGGGCCGTGCTCTCATCCCGCGTAGATCCCGGTCGGGCAACGGATGCGCTGGGTGAGCGGTGGGAGCTCCGGAACGACGGCCTCAAACCGTATTCCTGCGGCGTCGTGAGCCATCCCACCATCGACGCGATGCGGCGCCTGCGCGAGACCGCCGCCCTGCCCCTTGACGAAATCGCCGAGGTGCGTGCGCGGGTGAATCCGTACGTGCTGGAACTGATGGGCAAAGTCAACCCCCAGGTCGGACTCGAGGGGAAATTCAGCATCTTCCACTGCGCCGCGATCGCCTATCTCGACGGTGCGGCGCGCGTCCGTCAGTTCTCGGACGAAGCCGTGCGCCGCGCCGACGTGGTCGCTCTTCGAGAGCGCGTGCACGCCGACGTCGATTCCCGGCTGCCCACGAGCGCGGCGTTTGTCCAGCTCGTGGCGAGGGATGGGCGAACCTGGGATGCTCGCGTCGATGCGGCGACGGGGACGCCCGAGAATCCGATGAGCGACCAGGACCTCGAGGAGAAATTCGTGGATCTCGTGGTTGGTCGTGTCGAGGGGGATCGCGCCCGGTCGCTGGTCCGACAGCTCCTCCGAGGGGATGCGGTTCCCGCTGCGCGGGAAGTCGTGGCGCTGCTGGTCGGAATGCCGGTCTAATAGTCCGTTAACAATTGGTTCGAGGACCGTTAACACAACGTCCTTATAGTGAGGTCGTGGACGAAGCGGGCTGGGTGATCGTCCTTGCGCACGGAAAATGTGTCGGCAAACGACGGTTTCGCTCCGTTGATGTCGAAATCGGGGTTGGATAGACTTAGGTAACTGCGGGGTCGGCAGCGGCCTCGCAGTTTTACGCATTAGGGTCGAGGGAATCCATGTTTGCACCGAGCCCGCGTCTCCAATCGAGCAAGCTCCCCATATTCGCCGCGGTCGCGGCCTCGGCGGTGATCCTGTTTCTCATTGGACGCGCGGTGATCGGGTCGCGAGCGCCGCAGGAAGCGCGGACAACCGCGCCGCGCGCGCAGGCGGCTGTTGTTCGGACGACGCACGTCGCGACCGGACCCATCCGCCAGGTATTCACCTATGCGGGATCGATCCAGGCGGTCGATCAGGTCAGCCTCGTGCCCAAAACGTCGGGGATCATCCAGACGATTCCGGTGGACGTGGGCACGGAGGTACGCGCCGGACAGGTGATCGCAACCCTCGATCCGGGAACCCTTCCGGACCAGCTCGCGCAGGCCCAGTCCGGCTATGAGCAGGCGCAGGCGAAGCTGCAGCAGGTTCTGGCGCAGGGGCGACCGGACGACGTCGCCGCTGCGCAGGCCCAGCTCCAACAGGCGCAGGCCAAGCTCGACAGTCTCTTGCAGCAAGGCCGACCCGAGGACGTGCAGAACGCTCAGCAGGCGCTGCAGGCGGCCCAGGCCAAGCTGGACCAGATGATCCAGGGCGGCCGACCCGAGGCGATCACGCAAGCGCAGGCCGCACTCGACGCGGCCAATGCGAAGCTCGCACTGGTCCTTCAGGGCCCCACCAGCGACGTGATCCAGGCGGCGCAGAACCTGGTCAACTCGGATCAGGCCTCGGTCGCGGCAGCGCAGGCGGCATTGACGAACATCAGCAACACCGTCAACTCGGATGTCCAGGCGGCCCAGGCGGCCGTGAACGCGGATCAAGCTGCCCTCACGCAGGCGCAGGACGCCCTGACCAATCTTCCAAAGACCTTTCCCTCCGATTTGAAGGCAGCCCAAAACGCGTACGATGCGTCGACGCTGCAGCTCGCTCAGGCCCAGAGCGCGTACGAGGTAGCGA
It encodes the following:
- a CDS encoding class I SAM-dependent methyltransferase, which translates into the protein MSDLTALYDWEHDEFFDDVGLFGAIARRTGGPVLELACGSGRVLAPIAAAGFTVVGLDNSPSMLERARQRLRGVDAQVTLVEADIADGLPDGPFGLVVLALDAFGLVQDPATQRALLGDVARKLAPGGALVLDLANLPSLLDPPNGTPVLQKTGRCDALDAEVTKWLVREVTFADEIMVLTSIYDVAERGGRLRRLVDRTELRFFSRGEIELLCSAAGLAVEGPFGDYDLGPLTDASARMIVLATVRRTVH
- a CDS encoding cupin domain-containing protein; protein product: MANIEQRHQPPGQTSDSPQRPAQRLSGMALRFDLQEELDRLRREESWLRGDRNAKTLVKEPHLHVTLAILKSGARLDEHETEGPLTIHTLEGRVTVSALGERIDLSRGQIAALDAGVPHWVEATEEAAFLLTIGWPR
- the secD gene encoding protein translocase subunit SecD, whose translation is MTNQRNNVFVFLIAVLAVMSLIVVWPQNPTNYLPAIVPWPHSEGIHIDLLDFHRQGFRLGLDLQGGTHLVLRADTSKVPAGEDVNSAVDGVADVIGRRINAYGVAESIVQKRGTDRIIVELPGIRDIEEAKNLIGKTAQLDFREQKTVDGQQQWVIATATGSDNTEKELTGKYFKKASVGFDRQTNKPEIEFEFDSEGGKLFGEITNRLKGKQLGIFLDGQPISTPTVQAQITTNGRITGNFTLNEARDLVIQLNAGALPLPVSIEEERTVDATLGADSVHRSVIAGEIALLVVALFMILYYRMLGIVAVGALLVYTLLVLAVFKLIPITLTLAGIAGFILSIGMAVDANILIFERMKEELRNGKTVGAAIDAGFSRAWPSIRDSNFSTLITCGILYWFGSNFGANIVMGFAITLAIGVAVSMFSAIVVSRSFLRIIVGRRATLNPGLFGMPAPRPQLEPAGFRA
- the pyrF gene encoding orotidine-5'-phosphate decarboxylase, which encodes MRPSDRFCDRLLIAQERARSALCVGLDVDPRRLPAGCTTDRRGIERFIRGIVEATDDLVCAYKPNLAFFEAMGSDGYAILQTTLAAIPKGVTTIADGKRGDIGTTAERNVAAIFEQLGFDAMTVNPYQGFDSVQPYIADPARGAFVLCKTSNPGSADFQDLECRDEDTMRPLYEVVARRAVAWNTQGNVGLVVGATYPAQLGEVRALAPDLPILIPGVGTQGGDAEEAVRAGMARNGRLAVVNVSRQVLYASAGPNWQEAARAEAARLRDVMEAATASRARL
- a CDS encoding NAD-dependent epimerase/dehydratase family protein gives rise to the protein MRVLVTGGAGFIASHVAERFLQLGHDVIIVDNLSTGRRENVPAGARLVEMDIASPDVGALIREVRPEIVDHHAAHADVRQSVENPSQDAAVNVVGMIALMHEAARAGVRKFIFASSGGAIYGDPDVVPCDETHPVRPLSPYGASKAAGEVYLETFGRVLGMDFTILRYPNVYGPRQHPYTEEGQVVALFSRLMLEGRQPTIFGDGEQARDFVFVSDIAEANVLALDRGSRRTFNIGTGVALTVNALTDHLRRLTGYAGAPAYAAARPGEVYRIALDAARARDELGWRPTTALEDGLARTVDWVRASMTAGHRA
- the secF gene encoding protein translocase subunit SecF gives rise to the protein MYDLVSKRYLFFIISAIVIIPGVISLVLPGGLRPGIDFTSGSIMTFKFDNPDTDQASVRQAFADLNHHEAIVQRAEDGTYIVRTTPLAPETRDDSGNVTTPSERQQIQDALTQRFGAVTVLSFDQVSPIVASEIIRNSILAVGAACIGILLYLSWAFRHVKESWRYGVCAVVALVHDTLVVVGIFSILGRLFEIELDSLFITAVLTVIGFSVHDTIVVFDRLRENSVRHQGEPFEDVVNHSLMQTMGRSVTTSLTVLLTLFTLWLFGGVTIRNFVLALLIGITTGTYSSIFNASMLLVVWEKGEIGRLFGRSGARQPALGRA
- a CDS encoding sugar phosphate nucleotidyltransferase, coding for MSRYVAILAGGSGTRLWPLSRSRRPKQLLSLVGARSLIQATVDRVSSVASPDRILVVTEASHAEDVRAQLPEIPTENILVEPTRRGTAAAVGLAAAHIAHRDPAASMASLHSDAAVADADEFGACLTAAFEVAESDDWLVTLGIRPTHPHTGMGYIQVGQPMGLFHGRHAFRAVRFVEKPDRATAEQFIRAGYVWNPGMFVWRVDVILREYARLLPDIADALIRIQQAIGTRSEAETLRDRYGTIRVETIDYGIMERAERIATIPSTFGWSDVGSWAELMEIAPKDPAGNVVQGEHLGIDTRGTLVIGEHKPVFTLGVDDLVIVDLPDALLVCSRASAERLKELVERVQSDPRWSDLT